The Microscilla marina ATCC 23134 genomic interval CCAACGTTCATCTCTTATGTCCCAACCATAGGGTTTGCCAAAAGGGTAAGTCCATTCTTTGTCTTTCATAAGACCTAAAATAAGAAATATTTTGGAAATGTTTCTTGATTCACGTAGCTATTGACAGTTGCGTGACCTATTCATTACTTACAGCCTTGGGCATCGGTGATTAAGTATAGGGTAAATCTAGTAGATTTGTATAAACTATCGCTGACTTTTGACGGTGAAACAGCCGTTTTTGAAATAGCGCAGTTGTTTTTAAGACGACTTATCCGATGAGCTCAAAAATTTGCCAATGACTACTGCCATTACAAATACGGTGTAAAAATGACCAATCAATGCTACAATAATAACTAGCTTTTGAGACAGTTCAGAGGTGGGAATAATGTCACCATAGCCAATGGTTAAAAGTGTGATAAAACTAAAATAAAGGTAATCTGCATACTCTTTATTGACTGCAGTGCTGGTAAAGGCTTCTGACGAGCGATCCATAGTAAAGAACACAATGCTGGCTAAAACACCCAGCAGTATATAACCACAGAAGGCGGCACTGATCATTTCCAATCCTACCGCCTGTTGTTTTTGCAAAGCCTTGAGTATTTCATAACTGATTAGGGTAAAGTAAATGATATAAATCAGGGCAAACCCAAGCGACCCATCATAACCAATGAGGGGAATCAATCGGATAATGATGGTTACCAAAAATACCGCTCCCACTAATCGTTTTATTTTAATGGGCTCACGGATAAAAAGAATGAAACTAAAGGCAATATTTTGTACCAATAAAATGGTTTGTACCAGGTTTTTATCCTGCATAGGCAGGAATAAATCGCCGAATATAAGTACTAAAAAGCTACACAGAAAAACCGAAAAACGGCGATTGTACAGGTTATCTAACAAATAAGGCATTTTAAATTTGGCTTTACAAATGCTCCCCAACCAGACAAGTTGTTACCTCTTATATTTTACAACACAATGGTTTGTCTAAGGCTACTTTACCGACATAAAGAAGTTTTTCAAGCCACTCAAAATATTTTGCACCGCATAAGAAGCCAGGATCAGCCCCATTACCTTACTAATGATAATGATACCATAGTCTCCAATTCTTTTTTGTACTGCCACAGCGGCAAGCAATATAAGGGCAGTAAGAAAAACCACCAAAGCCACCAGTAGGGTGGTAACTATTTGTTGTTCTATAGTATAGATGTGGTTATCGGTCAATATTACCACCGACATAATAGCCCCCGGAGAAGCTATAGAAGGAATAGCAATAGGAAATATCGTCACGTGTTTATAATCAGTAATCAGTTGTTTTTCTGACTCAGGCTTGCTTTCACCAAAAATCATGGTAAGCGAAAATAAAAATAAAATCAATCCGCCCGATATTCTAAAGGCATCAAGAGTGATGGACATGCCTTCTAAAAAAAACTGCCCAATAACAATAAAAGCCAATAGAATCATAAAAGCAATGAATGAAGCCCTCACAGCTATTTTCTTTTTATGCTTCTTGTCAAAATCTTTAGTCGCTTCCAAATAAACAGGCACAGAACCAATGGGGTCGAGTACTGCTACAAGAAAAAGAAAACTATTAATTAACTCGCTCATCTATATTTGCTTTATGGGTCCACACTATCCTTATCACAATGTCTTGCAAAGTTATTCATTTTTGTTAGCAATTACTTTACAAGACATTTTTTATGTTAAACAAAAAAGGGGATGGAGTGTTTTATTGTTTAGGCACTATTATGTCCGTATTCTACATCATACAATACCCACCCTAAAATAAGAACAATACCGTCTTAGAATAATTACTTGACAAGTCACAAGTAGGCAATATTTATGACTGTTTTACCCAATTTCTATTTGTATATCTTCTGCGATAACTGCAGAAGTTGAAGCGTTTTTGAATAAAGCCTAAATTTATTACAAGGTACTTTATTTTGTCTCCTCTCCCCTATTTTTTTAGAACATTGGGTGGGTTTAGTATATACCAGTACTACAATTTATTAGAGCTAATTGATGCCTGCTTTTGAGCTATTTCTGTCTGTCTTAGTGTTTATGTTGTTTTATAATTTTTAATTATGTTAAGTATAGTATTCCAAAAAATATACCCATTGATTTTTAAAAATCAATGGGTATATCCAATACATTAAGTTCATAATAAACTACTCTTCAAGCACAAGCACCTCGGTGCGTCGGTTGAGCTGATGCTGAGTTTCGTTACAAGGTACACCGTCTGGGCAAGGGGTAACTAATTTTGTTTCACCAAACCAGTCCACGATAATGCGTTGGGGGCTAATGCCACGACTCACTAAATATTGCAGCGCTGACTGCGAGCGTCTTTGCGACAATTGCACATTGTATTTAGACGTATTTCGCGAGTCAGTATGCGACGAAAGCCCAATTCGCATTTTTGGGTTTCGATACAAAATAACCAAGAGCTCATCCAGGGTTTTTACTGCGTCTGGCCGGATAAAGTATTTGTCTAAGTCATAATAGATTGTTTTTACCTGAATAACCTTGGTAGAGTCCCAACCTCTGCCTGGTGGCGTCCGCAATATATTGCCTCCCCTGCTTGGCTTGCCTGTTTTGCGTGCAATGATAGGTGGACCCAAGGCAATTTTAATAGTATCTACTATTTTACGGTCTTGGTTTTTACAATCAATCAATTGTTGATGGGTAATTTCTATGGTTTTGGGCACATACCCCTCTTTCGAAGCAGTAATCAAATAGTTCGTGCGTATTTTAGTTTGTAGAGTAAACAAGTACTTGCTTGCGTTTACATGAATGACCTGTTTCTTGGTATCTTCTTCGTGGATTTCAAGGTGAGCCCGATCAATCATTCTGCCTGTCACAGAGTCTACCACTACCGCAGCTATTTTACAGGGATGTAGCTTAAAGTAATAAATATCATCGTCTCCCACTCCCCCGTCACGATTAGAGCTAAAGTATCCTTCGTTTTTATCAGTGTCCATGATAAAGCCAAAATCATCTTTGCTGCTATTCACAGGAGCACCCAGGTTTTCAGGAGGGGCAAAATGTCCATTGATATTACGTGCAAGAAATATGTCCAGTCCACCCAGTCCAGCATGCCCATTAGACGCAAAAAACAAGTTATTATCGGCGTCTAAAAACGGAAACATTTCATTTCCTTTGGTGTTAATGCTAGAGCCCAGGTTTTGGGGTGGTCCCCATTGTCCTGCCTGAAGCGTACTCTTAAAAATATCGGTTCCTCCAAGCGAACCAGGCATGTCAGATACAAAATACAACGTAGTGCCATCGCTGCTTAAGGTGGGGTGTCCTACCGAATACTCGTCATCGTTGTAAGGAAACTCGGTAATCTCAGCAAACTTATCGCTCACTATGGTAGCAAGGTAAAGCTTCAATTTATTTATCCCTTCTTTACTCTTTTTAAACTTGCCATTGTAATAATTATTCCGGGTAAATACTACCGAGTTCTCTCCATTATAAAAACTCAAAGGTCCTTCATGGTAACGAGAATTAAGGTCCTTGTGAAAGGGTTCGGGAGAAGTCACTCCTCCCCTGGTATAGTACAAATCCAGGAAACGATCACCGTTCCACCCATGTTTTTCTTTTTTATCTTTTCTTTTATCCTCATCAGGCTCTCTACTAGAGCAAAATACGATGCCATTACGGTAAAACATAGGGCTAAAGTCTGCCTTTTTTGAATTAAATGGTGCCAGCCTTACCTCATATTTACTGGCATCTTCATAAAACTGCGCCAGGTTTTTATAGGTTTGTTCAAATACATGCCCACGTTCGTCATGCCCAACTTCTTTGGCGTATATTTTATACCACTTTCTCGACTCTTTGTAACGTCCATTCATGGCCAATGCCTGGGCATAATACAACTTGTTGGTAGGGTTGGTATTAGGGTGGTTTACTACCACTGAATACCATTTTTCAGCATTTTTACTGTCATTTACCTTCCGATAAGAATGCGCCAGGTTCTCTTGTGCCTCTTTATTACTAGAGTTTTTTGCCAAGTAGGTTTCGTATAACTTAATGGCCTCTTTGTAATTAAATTTTGTAAACTCGACATTTGCTTTACGCAAACGGGTACGTTGTGCCTGTACCCACATCGAGCACATTAAAATAATAATAAGCAAGACTCCTTTTTTCATTCCTGTAGTTGTTTTCAATAGCACTGGGTAATGGTTAAGTTTATTTAGTTACTATATGTGATTAATTTATTGTGAGTAGCTTGAGTCCACTTGTAGCTAATTGCACCCAAGGACTTGCTACCGCTTAGCAGTTGATCATTGACTTTTAGTGATCTGGAAAAAATAAGATGTGCCAATTCAAGAAAATATATTGTTCTCAGACGATTCAAAAAAAACGGTGCATAGCCAAAGCTATGAAGCTTTTTTTTTGAGAAGAATGAGGGCAATAGATACACTTTAATGGCTCAAATTATTTATGAAAGATCACTTATTAAAAATAACGAGGGGTCAATATCTTAGTTTTGTCTTTACCCGCCCCAAACTCTACGCGTAGCATTATTTCATGACTACCTGAATTGTACCTCCCCAACTGGGTGAGGGTAAATCATACGCATACCCTACCGAGATATTATTTGAAATACGGGCTTCAGCCAATAAGTTTACGGCGTCTCCTATTCTATAAGAACCTCCTACCGCAAATCGGTCAAACAACCACACATTGGCGTTTATGTCTATAGAAAAAGGGGCACCCGACACATATTTGGCAAGCAGCGAAGGACGTATTTTCACTGTAGGCGATACATCAAACACATAGCCTGCTGTAATAAACACGTGCCTCGATTGACGGGCATTAGAAA includes:
- a CDS encoding potassium channel family protein; this encodes MPYLLDNLYNRRFSVFLCSFLVLIFGDLFLPMQDKNLVQTILLVQNIAFSFILFIREPIKIKRLVGAVFLVTIIIRLIPLIGYDGSLGFALIYIIYFTLISYEILKALQKQQAVGLEMISAAFCGYILLGVLASIVFFTMDRSSEAFTSTAVNKEYADYLYFSFITLLTIGYGDIIPTSELSQKLVIIVALIGHFYTVFVMAVVIGKFLSSSDKSS
- a CDS encoding MarC family protein, which encodes MSELINSFLFLVAVLDPIGSVPVYLEATKDFDKKHKKKIAVRASFIAFMILLAFIVIGQFFLEGMSITLDAFRISGGLILFLFSLTMIFGESKPESEKQLITDYKHVTIFPIAIPSIASPGAIMSVVILTDNHIYTIEQQIVTTLLVALVVFLTALILLAAVAVQKRIGDYGIIIISKVMGLILASYAVQNILSGLKNFFMSVK
- a CDS encoding OmpA family protein, whose product is MKKGVLLIIILMCSMWVQAQRTRLRKANVEFTKFNYKEAIKLYETYLAKNSSNKEAQENLAHSYRKVNDSKNAEKWYSVVVNHPNTNPTNKLYYAQALAMNGRYKESRKWYKIYAKEVGHDERGHVFEQTYKNLAQFYEDASKYEVRLAPFNSKKADFSPMFYRNGIVFCSSREPDEDKRKDKKEKHGWNGDRFLDLYYTRGGVTSPEPFHKDLNSRYHEGPLSFYNGENSVVFTRNNYYNGKFKKSKEGINKLKLYLATIVSDKFAEITEFPYNDDEYSVGHPTLSSDGTTLYFVSDMPGSLGGTDIFKSTLQAGQWGPPQNLGSSINTKGNEMFPFLDADNNLFFASNGHAGLGGLDIFLARNINGHFAPPENLGAPVNSSKDDFGFIMDTDKNEGYFSSNRDGGVGDDDIYYFKLHPCKIAAVVVDSVTGRMIDRAHLEIHEEDTKKQVIHVNASKYLFTLQTKIRTNYLITASKEGYVPKTIEITHQQLIDCKNQDRKIVDTIKIALGPPIIARKTGKPSRGGNILRTPPGRGWDSTKVIQVKTIYYDLDKYFIRPDAVKTLDELLVILYRNPKMRIGLSSHTDSRNTSKYNVQLSQRRSQSALQYLVSRGISPQRIIVDWFGETKLVTPCPDGVPCNETQHQLNRRTEVLVLEE